Part of the Halodesulfurarchaeum formicicum genome is shown below.
CGCCTGGTACCGTTCGGTCATCCGGATCTCGGCTGGCAGGACTCCAGCCATCCGGTAACTGTCACCCGCGGTGGTTTCAAGCGTCTCCGAGAGGGCCATCAACCCGCCACACTCCCCGAAGACCGGCGTGCCGGCCACAGCGCGCTCTCGGATCGCATCCAGGGTGTCGCTCGCTTCGAGTTCGGCGGCGAACCGCTCCGGATAGCCGCCCGGGAGGTAGATGCCGTCACACTCTGGGACGGGATCGCCAGCCACGGGCGAGAAGGTGCGGACGGTTCCAGCGGTTTCGAGGCGCTCGCGAGTGGCGGCATAGAGAAACGAGAAGGCCTGATCGCGAGCCAGCGCGATACAGGAATCAGTCTCGGGTGGATCGGGCACCGCTGGAGCGGCCGGGGGTTCACGAGCCGCGTCGAGCAATCGATCGGTTCGAATGTGCTCGGCGGCCGCGGAGAGCCCTTCGCGTGGCAGGGTGGCCTCCTCGCCCATGAAGAGTCCGAGATGCCGATCCGGGATGTCGAGGTCCTCGCGGGGCGGGATGCGACCGAAATAGGTCAGGTCGTCGGGGAGCGCAGCCCGGATCCCGTCCTCGTGGCGGCCGCCGTGGGCCCGCTGAGCGATGATCCCGGCCACCTCGATGTCGGTCCCGGCCTGGGTGGCGTACTGCTGGAAGCCAAGCGCGGTCGCCGCCACGCTCTCCATCCCGGCTTTGGCATCGACGATCAGCACGACCGGCAGTGAGAGGGCGTCCGCAACCATCGCCGTGCTGGAGGCATCACCGTCATACAGGCCCATGACACCTTCGACGACCGCCATGTCCCCGCTCCCACGGGCGTAGTTCCGGCGGACGCCATCCGTCCCCTCCATCCAGACATCAAGCGTGCGCGAGGGGCGACCCGCGATCGCGGCGTGATGGCTGGGGTCGATGAAGTCCGGGCCCGCCTTCGCGGGCTGAACGTCGACGCCGGCCTCCTCGAGGGCCGTCATGACGACCAGCGAGGCGACGGTTTTGCCCACGCCGGAAGCCGTGCCGCCCAGGACGACGCCCTTCATGGGTGATGCTCCATGGCCAGCGTTCTGGCCTGCTCGAACTTCCCGGCTTCGAGTGTCTCGTGGATCCGGTCGTCTTCGAGGACGTCCCAGAGGAACTCCCGACGGGCCGCCGACGGGAGGTCCTCGGCCCGCTCGCGGAGTTCGGACTGGAGTTCGACCATCGGATCGAGGGTCTCGAACTCGGCTTCCAGTTGCTGTCTGAGGTATTTGCTCACGGCCGGGCTTCCCCCGCCGGTGGCGATACCGACCGTGAGGTTATCGCCCGCAATCACACTCGGGGTGATGGTCCGCCCGGCCTCGTCCACCCGGTTCACGAGCGCGCCCTGTTCGGCCGCCCGAGCGGCGATCCGGTCGTTCAACTCGGCGTCGTCGGTTGCGGGGATCACGAGAAACGCGTCGTCGGCGTACCAGGCCGCGAGGTCCCCATCGATCTGGGTCCGGTGGAGCCGACAGTCGATCTCCGAGAAGCGCTCGTGGAAGGCAAGTGAGGGGACGACGACCTCGGCTTCGGTGGCAAACAGCGCGGCCTTCCTCGCGGCGACCGCGCCACCGCCGAAGATGACGACTCGACGGTCCGTGAAATCGTGAAAGAGCGGGATCATCGCGGTTGGCCGGACGCCCAGTCGATGTCGGGGACCCGATCACGCATCGAGACGACCTCGCCGATGACCGTCGTCGCGGGGGGTTCGATGTCTGCCGCCGCGGCCCGGTCGACGACGGTTCCCAGCGTGGCGGTGAGGGTCTGCTGTTCGTCCCAGGTCACCTTCTCGATCATGGCGGTGGGGACATCCGCCGGAACGCCCCGGTCCCGGAGGCGGCCGACGTAATCCGGGAGACGCTTGACACCCATCAGGACGATAAGCGTCTCGCCGCCCTCGACGCGTTCGGCCAGCGCGTCCCAGTCGACGTGGTCCTCGCTCTTCTCCGCGGCCTCGTGTCCGGTGATGACGGTGAAACTGGAGGAAATCTCCCGGTGGGTGACGGGGATACCCGCGAGTTCCGGGGCCGCGACGACACTCGTCACGCCGGGCACGACCCGGAAGGGCACGTCTCGGGCCGCGAGAAACTCCGCCTCCTCGCCGCCGCGGCCGAAGACGACCGGATCGCCGCCCTTCAACCGAACCACCGATTCGCCCGCCCGGGCGCGGTCCAGCATGAGATCGTGGATCTGGTCCTGGGTCGTCCGGGGCTGGGTGCGTTTGCCCACGTCGATGCATTCCGCTCCCTCAAGGGAGTCGACGATCGCCGCACTCGTCAGCGAATCGTAGAGGACGACATCCGCACTCTGGAGGAGTCGCCAGGCCCGGACGGTCAACAGCCCGGGGTCACCCGGCCCCGCACCGACCAGTGCGACCGACCCGCCATCCCGGACCCAGAGGTCGGCGGGTGAATCGGTGCCACAGGCCATCTCGACGGGGGACTGTGCTGTGGCCGCCTGGCGGTCGTCGAATTCGCCGTTCAACCGCGTCATCGCCCGCCCAACTGGTGGCGCCGGCGTGGACGCGGTCACGCTGCCGAGCGGGGCATCCAGCCCCTCACTCGATCGACCCGACGATTGGTTCGTCTCTGTCCGGGCCCGCCCAGCATTGCCCGCCGACTCCCGTGAATTCCCCATGGTACCCGAGGCTCTTGGCTCCGGCGTATTAAATCTAATTTTGTTTATCGCAATCCAAATTGTTTTAATTGGGCCCCCAGAAGCTATTCCCACAGCATGCACATTGCAGAGGGATTTCTGCCACCGGTCTGGGCCGCGGCCTGGGCACTGTTCGCCGCCCCGTTCGTCGCCTACGGGACCTATCGGGTCGCGACCTACGTACGGAAATCGCCGGAGCGAATGGCGATGCTGGCCCTCGCCGGGGCCTTCATGTTCGTGCTCTCGGCGATGAAGTTCCCCTCGGTCACCGGGAGCACGTCCCATCCCACCGGGACGGGCATCGCGGTCGTGCTCTTCGGCCCGGCCGTGACCGCCGTGCTCTCGACCATCGTCCTGGTCTATCAGGCACTCCTGCTCGCTCACGGCGGGATCACCACCCTGGGGGCGAACGTCGCCTCGATGGGGATCATCGGTCCCGCGGTCGGCTGGCTGGGCTACCGGGCCGTCCGTGACCGGACGGGCATCGTCACCGGGACCTTCGTGGCGTCGGTGCTGGCCAACTGGGCGACCTATATCGTGACGTCGGTGCAACTCGGGGCGGCGTTCCCGGCCGGGGGCGGAATCGCCGGGGTGCTCACAGCCGCGGGGAACTTTGCTGCGGTCTTCGCGGTGACACAGCTCCCCATCGCAATCGTGGAGGGGGTGATCGCCGCCGCGATGATCAAACAGCTTCTGGCGGTCAAACCCGCCGTGACGTCGAAACTGGGGGTGTCGACGTGAACCGACTCACACTGCTCGCGGGGCTCGCCGTGATCGGTCTCCTCCTGATTCCGGTCCTGGCACCCGGGATCGGTGCCTGGGGCGGGGCAGACGGGGCCGGGATGGCACTGGTCGCCGACCAGGAACCGGCCTACGAGCCGTGGTTCGAGTCGATCTGGACGCCACCGTCCGGCGAGATCGAATCCGTACTGTTCAGCCTCCAGGCGGCGATCGGGGGCGGCATCATCGGCTACCTGCTTCGTGGCTGCCCGGACAACTGAAATGCACACGACACTCGAGGGCGTCCAGCAGTCGGCGACCCCCGCGATCAGGGGGCCGCTGCAGGTGTATGTCGTCGTTTTTGCCCTCGGGTTGACCCTCGCCGCCCCGACTCGACTGGGGCAGGCAGTCGCCGGGCTCTGTTTTCTCGGCCTCACGATCGATGCGGTCGGTGTCGGACCGCTGCGCTGGCTCGGCGTGCCCGTGTTCTTCCTCGCACCCGGGCTCGCGGTGGTTCTGGTCACGGCCCCCGGTGCGGTACTGTACGAACTGGGGCCGCTCACGGTGACCGACACCGGCCTGCAAACGGCGCTTGACACCACCGTTCGGTCGCTTGCCACCCTCTCGATCCTGGCGTATTTGATCGCCTCGACCCCCGTCTCGACGGTCGTGCTGACCCTCCGGAAGGCCGGACTCCCGAACGTGCTCGTGGAGTTGTTCCTCTATGTCTACCGGGCCATCGCGACGGTTATGGCCGAGGCCGAGCGGATGCACACCGCGGCGACAGCCCGGGTCGGGTTCGGAAATCGACGGGCCACGCTCCGGACGATGAAACTGCTGGCAAGCGCGCTTTTCGTCCGCACGATCGACCGCGTCGAGGCCCTCGACGAATCGCTGCGGGCCCGATGCTACGACGGCGAACCGCCGGCCCAGGCCCACGTGGAGAGCGAGGGCTATGGCTACGCGCTCGGCGTGCTGGTGCTGCTCGTGGGGGTGCACCTGCTGTGACCCTCCGCGCCGAGGGCGTCGCCTTTGCCTACCACGGGTCGCCGGTGCTGACGGGCGTCGACTTCACGGCCGAGACCGGCGTGGTAACTGCCCTGCTCGGCCCGAACGGGGCCGGCAAGTCCACCCTCCTCAAACACTTCAACGGGCTCCTGCGGCCCGACGCGGGACGGGTGCTGGTTGACGGCACCGAGATCGAAGACGACGAGGCGATCCTGCGCGAGGTTCGATCCCGGGTTGGCTTTGTCTTCCAGAATCCCGCGGATCAACTCATCGCGCCCACAGTTCGCCAGGACGTGACCTTCGGCCCGCGAAACATCGGGGTCGCCGACGCGGTGGATGTAGACAGCCTGCTCGCCCGAGTGGGGCTGCCCGACGCCGGCGACCGACATCCACACACCATGAGCAACGGCGAGCAAAAGCGAGTCGCCCTGGCCGGCGTCCTGGCGATGGACCCGGATTACGTCGTCATGGACGAGCCGACGGCCGGGCTCGACGGGGACGGAGCCGCCCAGTTCGTGGGCCTGATCGAAGACCTGGTCGCTGCGGGAGTCACCGTCCTCCTCTCGACGCACCACGTCGGCTTCGCCACGACCGTCGCGGACCGGATCGCCGTCCTCACAGAGGGGGAAATCAAGTACGAGGGAAAGGATATCGACCGGGAGACGGCCGTCCAGTTCGGCCTCCGGACCTGGGCCCTCTAAGGAAGGTGAGTTTGTCCTACTACAAACGATATTGTTTTAGTCGGGCGTCCGTTTGGTCACGACGATGGGACGGATCTCGCTCCCCGAATCGACCGCGCCGGGCCCCACCAAGCCGGCAGTCAGGGCCCTGGTCCTGTGGAAACTCGACCTCGAACCGGACGACCACGTCGTCGACGTGGGTGCCGGGACCGGGGCTGTAACGCTCGAAGCCGCCCAGGTCGCCGATCGGGTCACCGCGATCGAGCGGGATCCGGACCGGGTGGCGGCGATCCGAACGAATCGGGAGGCCTCGACCGTCGAGGGCACGGTATCCGTGACACAGGCTGTTGCGCCCGAGGGACTGCCGGACGCCGCCGACGCCGTCTTCGTCGGTGGGACGCGGAACCTCGATGGCGTGCTCGACTGGATCGAGCAGGTCGCCCCGCGGACAGTCGTCCTGAACGCGGCCCGACTGGAGACGGCCGTTCGAGCTATCACCGAATTCCGGGCGCGGGATTTCGATCCCGAAATCCGGCGAATTGCGATCGGAACGGGCCAGGAACTGGCCGGCGAGACGGCGATCGAGCCCCAGCGACCAGTGTACATGATCGCCGGCACGCCGGGGGGTGGGGCATGACCCTCTACGGGGTTGGCCTGGGTCCCGGCGACCCGAAGCTGGTGACGGTCCGCGGGAAAGAACTCATGGAGCGAGCCGAGCGGGTGTACGCGCCGGGTGATCTCGCCGCGGAAATCGCCGGCGAATTCGTTCCGGACGAGCGAATCGAGCAGCTTTCCTTCCCGATGACCCGGGACGAGAGCGCACTGCGGGCCGCCTGGGAGGAGGCCGCCGAAGTCGTCGCCCCCGCCGCCGAGACGGGGACAGTCGCCTTCGTGACCATCGGCGACCCGAAGATCTACTCCACGTTCTCGCATCTGGAGCGGGCGATGAAGGAGTACCAGGCGGTCGACGTGGAGACCGTGCCGGGCGTGAGTGTCCTTTCGGCCTTCACCGCGGCGATGGACGTGACGATCGACGACGGCCCGATCGACGTGCGGGAGGCCCGGGCCGGCGTTCCCACGGACGGTCCCGATCAGTGTCTCCTGCTGAAGGTGACCGACGTGACAGCGACACACCAAAAACTGACCGCGGCCGGCTACGACGTGATCTACGGTCGACGACTCTTCATGAACGACGCCACAGTGACCACCGAGCCCACGAGTCTCGAAGACGACTACTTCACCGTCGCGTTCGCCACACGGGGGCGATCGGCATGAGCGGCGTTCCCTGGCAGCAGGGCGAAGCGATCCCCTTCGTCGGGGCGGGGCCGGGCAACCCCGAACTCATTACGGTTGCCGGCCGCGAGGCCCTCGAAGGCGCCGACCTGGTGGTACATGCCGGGTCGCTCGTCAACAGCGACGTCCTAGTAGCCTACGCCCCCGACGCTCGCTGGGTCGATAGCGCCGGCAAGGATCTCGAAACGCTGGTCGAGACCATGGCCACGGCGTACGAGGACGGCGAGGCGGTCGTCCGGTTGCACAGCGGGGACCCCTCGATTTTCGGGGCCGCCCTCGAACAGATCGACGCGCTGGCCGAGCGGGAAATCCCGGCCTACGTGATCCCGGGCGTCACCGCCGCCTTCGCCGCGAGCGCCACGCTTGGCACCCAGCTCACCCTTTCGGGGATCGCCAACCACGTGGCGATCACGCGCCCGCGCGGAAAGACCCTCGACGCCGAGCAGGATCACGTGACCGAGTTCGTCGGCATGGGCGACGTGACGACGGCCGTCTACCTGGGCACACATGCCATCGAGGGGATGATGGACCGGCTGCTCGAGGCCGGCGAGGATCCCGAGACGCCGGTCGCCGTGGTCTATCACGCCTCCTGGCCCGACGAGGACGTGATCAAAGGCACGATCTCGGACATCACGGCCCAGGTCGAAGCGGCCGGCTACCAGGCGAGCGCGCTCGTACTGATCGGCGAGGCGGTCACCGGCGGCGGGTACGACCGCTCACATCTCTACGGCGGCTGGGCGACCGACGCGGGTGATGATTCGTGACCGGGGAGAGCGAGGTCGATTCGGTCGCGGTGATCGCCTTCGAGCGGGACACGGAGGCGGCCACCGAAATCGCCACCGCCCTGGAAGCGCCGGGCCGGACCGTCGAGCACGTGGAGTACGCTGACGGCGTGTTTGAGGCCGCGTGGGACCGGGATGCCATCGTGGCCGTGATGGCCAGTGGCATCGTCGTCCGGAAGATCGCCCCGCTGCTGGAAGACAAGTGGACCGACCCGGCCGTCGTAGCAATCGACGGAGATCACACCTGGTCGCTGCCACTCGTGGGCGGCCATCACGGGGCCAACCGCCTTGCAGCGGAACTCACTGCCGTCGGGGCCGTGCCGGCCGTAACCACGGCGACGGAGGCCGCCGGAAAACAGGCCGTCGAAGGGCGGGCCGAGGCACTCGACGCGACCATCGAGACCCCGGACTCCACGGTCGCGACGAACCTCGCCGTACTCCGCGAAGCGCTGGGGCCGGTCGAGCGCCTCGAAGGGCCCCGGGCGGTCCTGGTGGACGAGGACGTGACCGTCCTCCGGCAGTCGGGGGACGCCAACCTGGTCCTGGGAACCGGCTGCCGCGCCGGAACCGACGCCGAAACCTGCAAGCAGGCCTGGCGTGGGGCGCTCGAAGCCGCCGATCGCGAGCTCTCGGAGGTGGCTTTTGTCGCGACCGGCGACCTGAAAGCCCAGGAGCCGGGGTTACGTGAGGCTGCCGCGGATCTGGACCTCGGACTGGTAACTTTCGAGAGGGAGACCCTGGAGGACTTCGAGGGACCCAGTCCGTCGAAGGCCCGGGAACTGACCGGCTGGCCCGGCATTGCCGAGGCCAGTGCCCTCGCCGGCGGTCACGATCACGAGTTACTGGCCGAAAAGCGGCAGTTCGAGGACCAGGTTACGGTGGCGATCGGCCGATGACCGAGTGGCAAACGGCGGGCCACGTCACCCGCCCGATGGACGGGGCAAACGGCAAGCTACTCGTGGTCGGAATCGGTCCCGGCCGCCCCGATCACCTGACGCAGGCGGCCCGCGAGGCGATCCAGGCCGCGGATACGGTCTACGCGGCCTCGCTGTATCAGGAGTTCCTGGACGAAACCGGACTGCTCGACGATTCGACGGTGATCGAGTCGAGTCGAAACGCGAAGGAGCGTCAGGCCCGGGAGACCTTCGACCGAGTTCAGTCGGGCGAGACAGTCCTCCACGTCTCAGGGGGCGACCCGAACGTCTATGGAAAATCCGACCTGCTCGTGGCACTGGCCGAGACCGAAGCCGACGGCGAGATCCCGATCGAAATCGTCCCCGGGGTGACCGCTGCGCTCGGCGGAGCAGCCTTACTGGGCGCGCCCCTCTCGAATGACTTCTGTACGATCTCGCTGTCGAGTCAGCGCCGCGAGCAGGCCGAAATCGACGAGAAACTCGCGGCGGCGACCAGGGCCGGTTTCGTGCTCGTGCTCTACAACGGCTGGCGATCGCTCCCCGAGGCGCTCTCGATCGTCAGCGAGCACCGCCCCGGATCGGTGCCGGTCGCGATCCTCGAAGACGTCGGCCGAGGGGACCGTGGCCGCAATCCGGCTGGCGAGACCGTCGCGATCTCGCGGCTGGCCGACGCCGCGTCCGAACTCGACCC
Proteins encoded:
- a CDS encoding cobyrinic acid a,c-diamide synthase translates to MKGVVLGGTASGVGKTVASLVVMTALEEAGVDVQPAKAGPDFIDPSHHAAIAGRPSRTLDVWMEGTDGVRRNYARGSGDMAVVEGVMGLYDGDASSTAMVADALSLPVVLIVDAKAGMESVAATALGFQQYATQAGTDIEVAGIIAQRAHGGRHEDGIRAALPDDLTYFGRIPPREDLDIPDRHLGLFMGEEATLPREGLSAAAEHIRTDRLLDAAREPPAAPAVPDPPETDSCIALARDQAFSFLYAATRERLETAGTVRTFSPVAGDPVPECDGIYLPGGYPERFAAELEASDTLDAIRERAVAGTPVFGECGGLMALSETLETTAGDSYRMAGVLPAEIRMTERYQALDHVELVADRDTLTANRGDHRRGHEFHYSTATLDSDATLAFSMSRGEGISDGRDGLTEYATLGTYTHVHPESGAFDTFLDRVDEV
- a CDS encoding precorrin-2 dehydrogenase/sirohydrochlorin ferrochelatase family protein; this translates as MIPLFHDFTDRRVVIFGGGAVAARKAALFATEAEVVVPSLAFHERFSEIDCRLHRTQIDGDLAAWYADDAFLVIPATDDAELNDRIAARAAEQGALVNRVDEAGRTITPSVIAGDNLTVGIATGGGSPAVSKYLRQQLEAEFETLDPMVELQSELRERAEDLPSAARREFLWDVLEDDRIHETLEAGKFEQARTLAMEHHP
- the cobA gene encoding uroporphyrinogen-III C-methyltransferase, translated to MGNSRESAGNAGRARTETNQSSGRSSEGLDAPLGSVTASTPAPPVGRAMTRLNGEFDDRQAATAQSPVEMACGTDSPADLWVRDGGSVALVGAGPGDPGLLTVRAWRLLQSADVVLYDSLTSAAIVDSLEGAECIDVGKRTQPRTTQDQIHDLMLDRARAGESVVRLKGGDPVVFGRGGEEAEFLAARDVPFRVVPGVTSVVAAPELAGIPVTHREISSSFTVITGHEAAEKSEDHVDWDALAERVEGGETLIVLMGVKRLPDYVGRLRDRGVPADVPTAMIEKVTWDEQQTLTATLGTVVDRAAAADIEPPATTVIGEVVSMRDRVPDIDWASGQPR
- a CDS encoding energy-coupling factor ABC transporter permease; amino-acid sequence: MHIAEGFLPPVWAAAWALFAAPFVAYGTYRVATYVRKSPERMAMLALAGAFMFVLSAMKFPSVTGSTSHPTGTGIAVVLFGPAVTAVLSTIVLVYQALLLAHGGITTLGANVASMGIIGPAVGWLGYRAVRDRTGIVTGTFVASVLANWATYIVTSVQLGAAFPAGGGIAGVLTAAGNFAAVFAVTQLPIAIVEGVIAAAMIKQLLAVKPAVTSKLGVST
- a CDS encoding energy-coupling factor ABC transporter substrate-binding protein, which gives rise to MNRLTLLAGLAVIGLLLIPVLAPGIGAWGGADGAGMALVADQEPAYEPWFESIWTPPSGEIESVLFSLQAAIGGGIIGYLLRGCPDN
- a CDS encoding energy-coupling factor transporter transmembrane component T family protein, with amino-acid sequence MHTTLEGVQQSATPAIRGPLQVYVVVFALGLTLAAPTRLGQAVAGLCFLGLTIDAVGVGPLRWLGVPVFFLAPGLAVVLVTAPGAVLYELGPLTVTDTGLQTALDTTVRSLATLSILAYLIASTPVSTVVLTLRKAGLPNVLVELFLYVYRAIATVMAEAERMHTAATARVGFGNRRATLRTMKLLASALFVRTIDRVEALDESLRARCYDGEPPAQAHVESEGYGYALGVLVLLVGVHLL
- a CDS encoding energy-coupling factor ABC transporter ATP-binding protein; the encoded protein is MTLRAEGVAFAYHGSPVLTGVDFTAETGVVTALLGPNGAGKSTLLKHFNGLLRPDAGRVLVDGTEIEDDEAILREVRSRVGFVFQNPADQLIAPTVRQDVTFGPRNIGVADAVDVDSLLARVGLPDAGDRHPHTMSNGEQKRVALAGVLAMDPDYVVMDEPTAGLDGDGAAQFVGLIEDLVAAGVTVLLSTHHVGFATTVADRIAVLTEGEIKYEGKDIDRETAVQFGLRTWAL
- the cbiT gene encoding precorrin-6Y C5,15-methyltransferase (decarboxylating) subunit CbiT; this encodes MGRISLPESTAPGPTKPAVRALVLWKLDLEPDDHVVDVGAGTGAVTLEAAQVADRVTAIERDPDRVAAIRTNREASTVEGTVSVTQAVAPEGLPDAADAVFVGGTRNLDGVLDWIEQVAPRTVVLNAARLETAVRAITEFRARDFDPEIRRIAIGTGQELAGETAIEPQRPVYMIAGTPGGGA
- a CDS encoding cobalt-factor II C(20)-methyltransferase → MTLYGVGLGPGDPKLVTVRGKELMERAERVYAPGDLAAEIAGEFVPDERIEQLSFPMTRDESALRAAWEEAAEVVAPAAETGTVAFVTIGDPKIYSTFSHLERAMKEYQAVDVETVPGVSVLSAFTAAMDVTIDDGPIDVREARAGVPTDGPDQCLLLKVTDVTATHQKLTAAGYDVIYGRRLFMNDATVTTEPTSLEDDYFTVAFATRGRSA
- a CDS encoding cobalt-precorrin-4/precorrin-4 C(11)-methyltransferase, whose product is MSGVPWQQGEAIPFVGAGPGNPELITVAGREALEGADLVVHAGSLVNSDVLVAYAPDARWVDSAGKDLETLVETMATAYEDGEAVVRLHSGDPSIFGAALEQIDALAEREIPAYVIPGVTAAFAASATLGTQLTLSGIANHVAITRPRGKTLDAEQDHVTEFVGMGDVTTAVYLGTHAIEGMMDRLLEAGEDPETPVAVVYHASWPDEDVIKGTISDITAQVEAAGYQASALVLIGEAVTGGGYDRSHLYGGWATDAGDDS
- the cbiG gene encoding cobalt-precorrin 5A hydrolase: MTGESEVDSVAVIAFERDTEAATEIATALEAPGRTVEHVEYADGVFEAAWDRDAIVAVMASGIVVRKIAPLLEDKWTDPAVVAIDGDHTWSLPLVGGHHGANRLAAELTAVGAVPAVTTATEAAGKQAVEGRAEALDATIETPDSTVATNLAVLREALGPVERLEGPRAVLVDEDVTVLRQSGDANLVLGTGCRAGTDAETCKQAWRGALEAADRELSEVAFVATGDLKAQEPGLREAAADLDLGLVTFERETLEDFEGPSPSKARELTGWPGIAEASALAGGHDHELLAEKRQFEDQVTVAIGR
- a CDS encoding precorrin-3B C(17)-methyltransferase translates to MTEWQTAGHVTRPMDGANGKLLVVGIGPGRPDHLTQAAREAIQAADTVYAASLYQEFLDETGLLDDSTVIESSRNAKERQARETFDRVQSGETVLHVSGGDPNVYGKSDLLVALAETEADGEIPIEIVPGVTAALGGAALLGAPLSNDFCTISLSSQRREQAEIDEKLAAATRAGFVLVLYNGWRSLPEALSIVSEHRPGSVPVAILEDVGRGDRGRNPAGETVAISRLADAASELDPQTPGTLVVIGTEASRVLEPAGDGRPFFVTPRGDTTPLHQ